A single window of Eisenibacter elegans DSM 3317 DNA harbors:
- a CDS encoding DUF5522 domain-containing protein — protein MPRHLVEGEDYYVENGLYVFTAKYHLKRGYCCKNGCRHCPYGNSPANTRRNRKP, from the coding sequence ATGCCACGCCACTTAGTAGAAGGAGAAGATTATTATGTCGAAAACGGACTGTATGTCTTCACCGCCAAATACCACCTCAAACGCGGTTACTGTTGCAAAAACGGATGCCGACATTGCCCCTATGGCAACTCCCCGGCCAATACCCGCCGAAATCGAAAGCCTTGA